The genomic segment GCGCGCGGGGAAGCTGTACAACATCATCGTTGGCGACCCCAGGCCGACACCCGGCGAGGGCATCGAATTCACAGGCACATTGCGCCCGGGTGCAAACGTTTGCATGCAGGGCGCGGCTATCGAAGTGGAACGCTGGGCGCGCAAGGACACCATCAAATGCCGCCACACGCCCGCGCCGCGCAAATGAAAGCATTCCAAAACGAGTTACTTCTCAAGGAGACGCCTGGATGGAACGCGCCCAGCTTGAAGCGCTGCTCAACGAGGTTCGTGAAGGCCGCACCGATATCCCCGATGCGCTGGAGCGTTTGCGCGTGTTGCCGTTTGAGGACATGGGCTTCGCCAAGCTTGATCACCATCGCCCCCTGCGCACCGGCATGCCCGAGGTGATCTTCGCTTCCGGCAAGACCATCGAGCACGTCACCGCGATCTTCGTCCGCATGGCGCAGGCTGGGGGCAACGTGCTGGCCACACGTGTCTCTCCGGAGTGCGCCCAGGCCGTGCTGGCCGCCGAGCCCCGCGCTGTGCATCACGTAACCGCCCGCTGCATCACGCTGGAACAGGCTGTCCCGCCGCAGGGCAAAGGCACCGTGGCCGTAGTTTGCGCCGGAACCAGCGACCTTGCCGTGGCAGAAGAGGCTGCTGTGACCGCCCGGTTGATGGGCAATACTGTCGAGCTCATCGCAGACGTCGGCGTCGCCGGGATTCATCGACTCCTCGCTCAGCGCGGATCGCTGCAGTCGGCGCGCGTCCTCATCGTGTGCGCGGGCATGGAGGGCGCGCTGCCGACCGTCGTGGGAGGACTGGTCAACGCGCCGGTCATCGCCGTGCCCACCAGCATTGGCTACGGAGCCAGCTTTGGCGGGCTGGCTGCGCTCCTGGGAATGCTTAACACCTGCTCGCCCAATGTGTGCGTGGTCAATATCGACAATGGCTTCGGCGCAGCCTGCATCGCCACCCTGATCAACCGCATGTAGCTCTGCAGGTGTGCTCAAGCAAAAGGAAAGGGGCCGCGCGGCGTCCCACCGGCGCGCGGCCACGTTACGTGCACAGACCATTGCGGCCTGTGAAAGGGATATTACCCGGAGATGGACCGAGAAACACCTAGGATTGTTGCTAGGTTTCACGGCTCGTAGATTGTGATTTCTCCGATTTCGGCTCTTTTTGTTCCATGGGAAGGACTTGGGCAGCGATTCATGCCTTTCACAGCGGCCATTGCAGAGGCCCAACGACCAGCATCCAACTCGGAGTGAGCTTTTCCTTTCTGGAGTCTGGCGCCGCTGCAGCAGGCGGAAAGAAATCG from the Occallatibacter riparius genome contains:
- the larB gene encoding nickel pincer cofactor biosynthesis protein LarB, coding for MERAQLEALLNEVREGRTDIPDALERLRVLPFEDMGFAKLDHHRPLRTGMPEVIFASGKTIEHVTAIFVRMAQAGGNVLATRVSPECAQAVLAAEPRAVHHVTARCITLEQAVPPQGKGTVAVVCAGTSDLAVAEEAAVTARLMGNTVELIADVGVAGIHRLLAQRGSLQSARVLIVCAGMEGALPTVVGGLVNAPVIAVPTSIGYGASFGGLAALLGMLNTCSPNVCVVNIDNGFGAACIATLINRM